One segment of Diaphorobacter sp. HDW4B DNA contains the following:
- a CDS encoding YqjD family protein → MGFGRRKVVNAQDELEQSVSRLRELLANADLDNIPEVLQLRKRLDEGLSEVQDSAIDVVHEAKRHARHAARATNEYVHDEPWQIVGGALAAGVVLGFLLGRR, encoded by the coding sequence ATGGGATTCGGTCGACGCAAAGTCGTCAATGCACAAGATGAGCTTGAGCAGTCCGTGAGCCGTCTGCGCGAACTCTTGGCCAACGCGGATTTGGACAATATTCCTGAAGTGCTCCAGCTTCGCAAACGGCTGGACGAGGGTCTCAGCGAAGTTCAGGACTCCGCCATTGACGTGGTCCACGAGGCCAAGCGCCATGCGCGTCACGCCGCGCGTGCCACCAACGAGTACGTCCACGACGAGCCTTGGCAGATCGTCGGCGGTGCCTTGGCTGCGGGCGTTGTTCTGGGATTCCTGCTCGGCCGTCGCTGA
- a CDS encoding GntR family transcriptional regulator — MAARIATAIHEHRLLPGTKLGEDRLASIFNTSRARVREVLARMARDQMVELFPQRGAFVAKPSIEQALDVFEARRLIEPGVVQRLVRCMDNAKMRRLQAHIKLEREARESGDKRATVRLSGEFHVLLAELAGNSALLRSMRELSTLTCLTISLYESAVNTCCLVDEHEAVVTAIAAGKSEEAEQIMLNHLNHIQGSLRLEADSDEADLEQILGDLL, encoded by the coding sequence ATGGCGGCCCGCATCGCCACCGCCATCCACGAACACCGCCTGCTGCCCGGCACCAAGCTGGGAGAGGACCGGCTGGCCAGCATCTTCAACACCAGCCGCGCCCGCGTGCGCGAAGTTCTGGCCCGCATGGCCCGCGACCAGATGGTGGAGCTGTTCCCTCAACGTGGTGCCTTCGTCGCCAAACCCAGCATTGAACAGGCACTGGACGTCTTCGAGGCCCGCCGCCTGATCGAGCCCGGCGTTGTGCAACGTCTGGTGCGCTGCATGGACAACGCCAAGATGCGCCGACTGCAGGCCCACATCAAGCTCGAACGCGAGGCACGCGAGAGCGGCGACAAACGCGCCACCGTGCGCCTGTCGGGTGAATTCCACGTTCTGCTGGCCGAACTGGCGGGCAACTCGGCGCTGCTGCGCAGCATGCGCGAACTCTCCACCCTCACCTGCCTGACGATCTCGCTCTACGAATCGGCCGTCAACACCTGCTGCCTGGTGGACGAACACGAGGCCGTGGTCACCGCCATTGCCGCAGGCAAAAGCGAAGAAGCCGAGCAAATCATGCTCAATCACCTCAACCACATTCAGGGCAGTCTGCGCCTGGAAGCCGACTCGGACGAAGCCGATCTGGAGCAGATTCTGGGTGACCTGCTGTAA
- a CDS encoding aspartate/glutamate racemase family protein, translating to MKLLIINPNISESVTALIEKEARLAAAPGTEITMLTAPMGVAYIETRFEALIAAYAVAELAAEHAHKHDAVILAAFGDPGLEGLREALDIPVLGMTESALMSACMLGKRFSIIAISRRITAWYRDMVERNGLIDRLASIRCLDEPLRDIGSVQDDHAARLQALCEAAVSDDGADVLIIAGAPLAGLARSIKHQLPVPAVDGVSSAVNHAQSLVSLAPTPARAGSFAKPPRKDFKNLPPGLTRLFENLR from the coding sequence ATGAAACTGCTCATCATCAACCCCAACATCTCCGAGAGCGTCACCGCCCTCATCGAGAAAGAGGCCAGACTGGCAGCCGCGCCCGGCACGGAAATCACCATGCTGACCGCACCCATGGGCGTGGCCTACATCGAGACCCGCTTCGAAGCCCTGATCGCAGCCTACGCCGTGGCCGAGCTCGCCGCAGAACATGCGCACAAGCACGACGCCGTGATCCTGGCGGCATTTGGCGATCCGGGTCTCGAAGGACTGCGTGAAGCGCTCGACATCCCTGTTCTGGGCATGACCGAATCCGCGCTCATGAGTGCCTGCATGCTGGGCAAGCGCTTTTCGATCATCGCGATCTCGCGTCGCATCACGGCCTGGTACCGCGACATGGTCGAGCGCAATGGTCTGATCGATCGGCTCGCCAGCATCCGTTGCCTTGACGAGCCTTTGCGCGACATCGGCAGCGTGCAGGATGACCATGCCGCGCGCCTGCAGGCACTGTGCGAGGCCGCCGTCAGCGACGATGGCGCGGATGTGCTGATCATCGCCGGCGCACCGTTGGCAGGCCTGGCGCGCTCCATCAAGCACCAGTTGCCTGTTCCGGCGGTCGATGGCGTCTCCAGCGCCGTCAACCACGCGCAAAGCCTGGTGTCGCTCGCTCCCACCCCGGCCCGCGCAGGCAGCTTCGCCAAGCCTCCACGCAAGGACTTCAAGAACCTGCCACCGGGACTCACACGGCTGTTCGAGAATCTGCGTTGA
- the hydA gene encoding dihydropyrimidinase: MKSSDFDLVIRNARVATASDVFESDIGIRDGKIVQLGTHLPAGEREYDAQGRVVTPGGIDAHCHLDQPMEPPVRMADDFDSGTRAAACGGTTTVIPFAAQAKGQSLRAAVADYHHRAEGKAHVDYGFHMIVSDPTPEVLENELPQLIREGYTSFKIYMTYDDLKLNDGQILDVLDVARKHDATAMIHAENADCIQWLTKRLEASGRTAPRYHAVSRPMLVEREATHRAIALSELADVPILIVHVSGREAVEQIRWARAHGMNIMAETCPQYLFLTAEDLGIDDSYHGAKCVCSPPPHNQANQEVIWNGLNDGLFTVFSSDHAPFNYDSPEGKKPNGEEVSFGHIPNGIPGIETRLSLLYTHGVLAGRMTINRFVELTSTNPAKVYGLHPRKGSIAIGSDADLVVWQEGERAISNRDLHHNVDYTPYEGQQLKAWPCLTLSGGQVVWDGELFHARAGGGRFLRRSAPTLLPKRHQSRF, translated from the coding sequence ATGAAATCCAGCGACTTTGATCTCGTCATCCGCAACGCGCGCGTTGCCACCGCCAGCGATGTATTCGAATCCGACATCGGCATCCGCGACGGCAAGATCGTTCAACTGGGCACGCATCTGCCAGCAGGCGAGCGCGAATACGACGCGCAAGGCCGTGTGGTGACGCCCGGCGGCATCGATGCCCATTGCCATCTGGACCAGCCCATGGAGCCGCCCGTGCGCATGGCGGACGACTTCGACAGCGGCACCCGCGCGGCGGCCTGTGGCGGCACCACGACCGTGATTCCGTTTGCGGCGCAGGCCAAGGGGCAGTCGCTGCGCGCGGCCGTGGCGGACTATCACCACCGCGCCGAAGGCAAGGCCCATGTGGACTACGGCTTTCACATGATCGTGAGCGACCCCACGCCCGAGGTGCTCGAAAACGAGCTGCCTCAGTTGATCCGCGAGGGCTACACCTCCTTCAAGATCTACATGACCTATGACGATCTGAAGCTCAACGATGGTCAGATTCTGGACGTGCTGGATGTCGCCCGCAAACACGATGCCACCGCCATGATCCATGCGGAGAACGCCGACTGCATTCAGTGGCTGACCAAGCGCCTCGAAGCCAGCGGCCGCACGGCACCGCGCTACCACGCCGTCTCTCGCCCCATGCTGGTGGAGCGCGAAGCCACGCACCGCGCCATCGCCCTGTCCGAGCTGGCCGACGTGCCCATCCTCATCGTCCATGTCTCGGGCCGCGAGGCCGTCGAGCAGATCCGCTGGGCGCGCGCCCACGGCATGAACATCATGGCCGAGACCTGCCCGCAGTACCTGTTCCTCACCGCCGAAGACCTGGGCATCGACGACAGCTACCACGGTGCCAAGTGCGTGTGCAGCCCGCCGCCGCACAATCAGGCCAATCAGGAAGTGATCTGGAACGGTCTGAACGACGGACTGTTCACCGTGTTCTCGTCCGACCACGCGCCGTTCAACTACGACTCGCCCGAGGGCAAGAAGCCCAATGGCGAGGAAGTCTCCTTTGGCCATATCCCCAACGGCATTCCCGGCATCGAGACCCGCCTTTCCCTGCTCTACACCCACGGCGTGCTCGCGGGCCGCATGACGATCAACCGTTTTGTCGAGCTGACCTCCACCAACCCCGCCAAGGTCTACGGCCTGCACCCGCGCAAGGGCAGTATCGCCATCGGCTCGGACGCCGATCTTGTGGTCTGGCAGGAAGGCGAGCGCGCCATCAGCAATCGTGATCTGCACCACAATGTGGACTACACACCGTATGAAGGCCAACAGCTCAAGGCGTGGCCCTGCCTGACCTTGTCCGGCGGACAGGTGGTCTGGGACGGAGAGCTGTTTCACGCCCGGGCAGGCGGCGGCCGCTTTCTGCGACGCAGCGCCCCCACGCTGCTGCCCAAGCGCCACCAGTCCCGGTTCTGA
- a CDS encoding MFS transporter, whose amino-acid sequence MQASTTIPTAHAEAPTKVRWKIFLMMLFLIAINYIDRASLSVAMPMIAKEFDLSPATQGLLMSSFFWTYAFMQIPGGMLADRFGPRVVIVWSTLGWGFFQAIAAVATGWVSLLITRLGLGAAEAPIYPAGGKLNGIWMTQNERGRGATLLDGGAPLGAALGALIIAGLLTHFDSWRISFVVAGVGTMIAGFFAWWYIRNHPRQHPGVNEAEAAFIEQSHAADLAAEPTHASGKVMDFFKYRSVWGMFFGWMCFNALFYGLLTWMPSYLSKVHGMDIKQMGGAVFIMFFSGFVGEMVGGWIADKWKAAGASQAKVLRTLFGIASVIATVAIYNVARFKDPVTIVILLSVTLFFLRWCGLFWCVPSILGTRNRVGFLGGVMNLGGNCAGIGVPILVGIIVQATGSYDMAMMLFAAAGAGLFICSSLLIDYSKKIPV is encoded by the coding sequence ATGCAAGCCTCAACCACCATTCCCACCGCCCATGCGGAAGCACCCACCAAGGTGCGCTGGAAAATCTTCCTGATGATGTTGTTCCTGATCGCGATCAACTACATCGATCGCGCATCACTCTCCGTGGCCATGCCGATGATTGCCAAGGAGTTCGATCTCAGCCCCGCCACTCAGGGCCTGCTGATGAGCTCCTTCTTCTGGACCTATGCCTTCATGCAGATTCCCGGCGGCATGCTGGCCGACCGCTTTGGTCCGCGTGTCGTCATCGTCTGGTCCACCTTGGGCTGGGGCTTCTTCCAGGCCATCGCTGCGGTCGCCACTGGCTGGGTGTCGCTGTTGATCACCCGTCTGGGTCTGGGCGCGGCCGAAGCCCCCATCTATCCCGCAGGCGGCAAGCTCAACGGCATCTGGATGACCCAGAACGAACGCGGTCGCGGTGCCACCTTGCTGGACGGCGGCGCACCACTGGGTGCAGCACTCGGCGCGCTCATCATTGCCGGACTGCTGACGCACTTCGACTCCTGGCGCATCTCCTTCGTCGTGGCAGGCGTGGGAACCATGATCGCGGGCTTCTTCGCATGGTGGTACATCCGCAACCATCCGCGCCAACATCCTGGCGTCAACGAAGCCGAAGCCGCTTTCATCGAGCAATCCCACGCAGCCGACCTGGCAGCCGAGCCGACCCATGCCAGCGGCAAGGTGATGGACTTCTTCAAGTACCGCTCGGTCTGGGGCATGTTCTTTGGCTGGATGTGCTTCAACGCCCTGTTCTACGGTCTGCTGACCTGGATGCCTTCGTACTTGTCCAAGGTGCACGGCATGGACATCAAGCAGATGGGCGGTGCCGTGTTCATCATGTTCTTCTCCGGCTTCGTCGGTGAAATGGTCGGCGGCTGGATCGCTGACAAGTGGAAGGCCGCCGGTGCATCGCAAGCCAAGGTGCTGCGCACCCTGTTCGGCATCGCCTCGGTGATCGCCACCGTCGCGATCTACAACGTGGCCCGCTTCAAGGACCCCGTGACCATCGTGATCCTGCTGTCGGTGACGCTGTTCTTCCTACGCTGGTGCGGTCTGTTCTGGTGCGTTCCATCGATTCTGGGCACCCGCAACCGTGTGGGCTTTCTGGGTGGCGTGATGAACCTCGGCGGCAACTGCGCCGGCATCGGCGTACCCATTCTGGTGGGCATCATCGTGCAGGCCACTGGCTCCTACGACATGGCCATGATGCTCTTCGCAGCAGCAGGCGCAGGCCTCTTCATCTGCTCGTCGCTGCTGATCGACTACAGCAAGAAGATTCCTGTCTGA
- a CDS encoding aspartate/glutamate racemase family protein, which yields MPATTTCLGVLTPSSNTALEPLTSALAQSAGHCSAHFSRFKVTEISLAEGALNQFDDSKILAAAELLADAKVDVIGWSGTAAGWRGFDTDLKLCERIQERTGIKATTAILALNELMQKLAVKKLAIVSPYTADVQQCIMNNYRAAGVDTTAERHLDISVNHSFALVRPEQLLDLIGEVIEEGKPDAVVTYCTNLHAAQLAVEVESRWGVPLLDTVSTTVWGMLRAAGRDPSAVQGWGRLFNVA from the coding sequence ATGCCTGCCACCACCACCTGCCTTGGCGTGCTCACGCCTTCTTCCAACACGGCGCTGGAGCCATTGACCAGCGCACTGGCGCAAAGCGCGGGCCACTGTTCGGCCCACTTTTCCCGTTTCAAGGTCACCGAGATCTCGCTGGCCGAGGGTGCCTTGAACCAGTTCGACGACAGCAAGATTCTTGCGGCGGCCGAACTGCTGGCGGATGCCAAGGTGGACGTCATCGGCTGGAGTGGAACGGCCGCCGGTTGGCGTGGCTTCGACACCGACCTGAAACTGTGCGAGCGCATTCAGGAGCGCACGGGCATCAAGGCCACGACGGCCATCCTGGCGCTCAACGAGCTGATGCAGAAGCTCGCCGTGAAAAAGCTGGCCATCGTCAGCCCGTACACGGCCGATGTGCAGCAATGCATCATGAACAACTACCGGGCCGCCGGTGTCGACACCACAGCGGAGCGGCATCTGGACATCTCGGTCAACCACAGCTTCGCGCTGGTGCGGCCCGAGCAACTGCTGGACCTCATCGGCGAGGTGATCGAAGAGGGCAAGCCCGATGCGGTCGTCACCTACTGCACCAATCTGCATGCCGCGCAACTGGCCGTGGAGGTGGAGTCGCGCTGGGGTGTGCCGTTGCTCGACACGGTGAGCACGACGGTCTGGGGCATGTTGCGTGCGGCCGGGCGCGACCCTTCTGCGGTTCAGGGCTGGGGCCGCTTGTTCAATGTGGCTTGA
- a CDS encoding ABC transporter substrate-binding protein, with protein sequence MLKFLGKSLFAIGLVSVASAGFAQETLKLGVLGGMTGPGAPWGLAIDGGVKVATDEINQAGGLKVGDKTYKIEVVSYDDHYKAADAVTAVNRLIDQDKVKFILGPIGSASLLAIKPITEKSKVVLLSNTYTTEALNAETRYMFRVLPTTNEYDGQLIGWLKQNRPAIKRVAIISPNDATGWSTQKGKKKVYEGAGFEVADARFFERSQNDFRTLLAGILAKKPDLIELDVVPPAQAGLVIRQAREMGYKGPFTKFGGNNVAETVKAAGAENAEGTLLYFSADPASDAFAKLSKAYAKYHANAMDDFTFYFYDATKLLFSAMQKAGTVTDTDAVVKSIESSKSFDGVQGKIVWGGKETYGIDHQIATPAYLGVIENGKGKVIVKFEAR encoded by the coding sequence ATGTTGAAATTTTTGGGAAAAAGTCTGTTCGCCATTGGCTTGGTCTCGGTGGCCTCCGCAGGATTTGCGCAGGAAACCTTGAAGTTGGGCGTGTTGGGCGGTATGACGGGGCCAGGTGCTCCATGGGGGCTTGCCATCGATGGCGGGGTGAAAGTCGCGACTGATGAGATCAATCAGGCTGGTGGTCTCAAGGTCGGCGACAAGACCTACAAGATCGAAGTGGTCTCCTACGACGATCACTACAAGGCCGCAGATGCTGTGACCGCGGTGAATCGATTGATCGATCAGGACAAGGTGAAGTTCATCCTGGGCCCGATCGGCTCGGCCTCGCTGCTCGCGATCAAGCCAATCACGGAAAAGAGCAAGGTCGTATTGCTCTCCAATACCTATACGACGGAAGCGTTGAATGCCGAGACGCGCTACATGTTCCGTGTTCTTCCGACCACGAACGAGTACGACGGGCAACTGATCGGATGGCTCAAGCAGAATCGCCCTGCCATCAAGCGCGTTGCCATCATTTCTCCCAATGATGCAACGGGCTGGAGCACGCAGAAGGGCAAAAAGAAAGTGTATGAAGGCGCTGGGTTCGAAGTTGCCGATGCCCGTTTCTTCGAGCGCTCTCAGAACGACTTCCGTACGCTGCTTGCAGGCATCCTGGCCAAGAAGCCGGATCTCATCGAGCTGGATGTGGTGCCTCCTGCACAGGCGGGCCTCGTGATTCGTCAGGCACGCGAGATGGGCTACAAGGGACCGTTCACGAAGTTCGGTGGCAACAACGTGGCTGAGACCGTGAAGGCCGCAGGGGCGGAAAACGCCGAGGGCACCTTGCTGTACTTTTCTGCAGATCCGGCGAGCGATGCCTTTGCCAAGCTGAGCAAGGCTTATGCGAAGTACCACGCCAATGCCATGGATGACTTCACTTTCTACTTCTACGATGCCACGAAGCTGCTTTTCTCTGCAATGCAGAAGGCCGGCACTGTCACGGACACGGATGCGGTGGTGAAGTCTATTGAGTCCAGCAAGAGCTTTGATGGTGTGCAGGGCAAGATCGTCTGGGGTGGCAAGGAAACTTATGGCATCGATCACCAGATCGCCACGCCTGCTTATCTGGGGGTGATCGAAAACGGCAAGGGCAAGGTCATCGTCAAATTCGAGGCGCGCTGA
- a CDS encoding branched-chain amino acid ABC transporter permease translates to MQIAIQISVIALMTAFVYALVALGFTLVFGIMRVVNFAHGEFYMLGAYSVYVFYGILGWNFGLALVVGALVVGLSGLLVERLLFRRFAGDEMGGMIVSLALAVCLQEAVALIFSVDDLTVERPVQGVLEIGGVFIALDQLVVVGVTLLVLVAFYLLIEKTRVGITIRAVAQDSEVARLQGVRSWRMTALTFGLSCLLAGIAGALMAPVYTINPHMGEMVVVKAFIIVVLGGLGSLPGAVVAALILSFTEAIASTFYNATVATMLSFLIVMAVLTFRPAGLMGRSR, encoded by the coding sequence ATGCAGATTGCAATACAGATTTCTGTCATCGCTTTGATGACGGCATTCGTCTACGCCTTGGTGGCGCTGGGCTTCACGCTGGTGTTCGGCATCATGCGCGTGGTGAACTTCGCACATGGCGAGTTCTACATGTTGGGTGCTTACAGCGTCTATGTGTTCTACGGAATACTCGGTTGGAACTTTGGCTTGGCACTGGTGGTTGGTGCGCTTGTCGTGGGGCTGAGTGGGCTTCTCGTCGAGCGTCTGCTGTTCAGGCGTTTTGCGGGCGACGAGATGGGCGGGATGATTGTTTCTCTGGCCCTGGCCGTGTGTCTGCAGGAAGCGGTGGCGTTGATCTTCTCTGTGGATGACCTGACCGTGGAGCGCCCCGTTCAGGGTGTGTTGGAGATCGGTGGTGTGTTCATCGCGTTGGACCAGTTGGTGGTGGTTGGTGTCACATTGCTGGTGCTCGTCGCCTTCTACTTGCTGATTGAAAAGACCCGTGTGGGTATCACCATTCGCGCCGTGGCGCAGGACAGTGAAGTGGCCCGACTGCAGGGGGTGCGTTCGTGGCGCATGACAGCGCTGACTTTCGGGTTGAGCTGCTTGCTTGCAGGCATCGCAGGGGCACTGATGGCACCTGTCTACACCATCAATCCTCACATGGGCGAGATGGTGGTTGTGAAGGCCTTCATCATTGTGGTGCTGGGCGGTTTGGGCAGCCTGCCGGGTGCAGTGGTCGCCGCTTTGATCCTGAGCTTCACCGAGGCGATTGCCTCCACTTTCTACAACGCGACCGTGGCGACGATGCTGTCGTTCCTCATCGTGATGGCGGTGCTTACGTTCCGCCCTGCAGGCCTGATGGGGAGGTCGCGATGA
- a CDS encoding branched-chain amino acid ABC transporter permease, whose translation MSSPYLLSSGSRLGRVSECVVAAVLLAWPLVLHDSKFLLHVGVMIALYAIIAMSMNLMLRIGQLSLAHGALYGVGAYTSAILTRDLGLAFPWAFALSGLASGAVALITGPIFMRLKGVHFALLTFAFGEVIVLCFVEFVDLFGGNSGFGQIPPIRLFGQELGKQGCYLLAMSLAIACYWVLKALYRRELGIFSSALHQDEVLVTACGFEALRFRIAVFGLSAALAGWAGSLFAHYQGYISPDSFGFWTAVNALIINVLGGVSALAAVIIACFVLIPLPEFLRDMQQYQRLFYGLVLIALLCFMPKGIAGLWTRLTRRAKPEGGAS comes from the coding sequence ATGAGTTCACCGTATCTGCTCTCTAGTGGATCTCGCCTTGGCAGGGTCAGCGAATGCGTGGTGGCGGCAGTGCTGCTGGCTTGGCCACTTGTGCTGCATGACTCGAAATTCCTGCTGCATGTTGGCGTGATGATTGCCCTCTACGCCATCATCGCCATGAGCATGAACCTGATGCTGCGCATCGGGCAGCTGTCTCTCGCGCATGGTGCGCTCTATGGTGTCGGGGCCTACACATCGGCCATTCTCACGCGCGATCTGGGTCTGGCTTTCCCGTGGGCATTCGCATTGTCCGGATTGGCATCTGGCGCAGTGGCGTTGATTACCGGTCCCATCTTCATGAGGCTCAAGGGTGTTCATTTCGCATTGCTGACCTTTGCCTTCGGAGAAGTCATCGTGCTGTGCTTCGTGGAGTTTGTCGACCTCTTCGGTGGCAACAGTGGATTTGGGCAGATTCCGCCCATTCGTCTCTTCGGGCAGGAATTGGGAAAGCAAGGGTGTTATCTGCTTGCGATGTCGCTGGCCATCGCGTGCTATTGGGTGCTCAAGGCCTTGTATCGGCGCGAGCTGGGTATCTTCTCTTCGGCATTGCATCAGGATGAAGTGCTGGTCACGGCTTGCGGCTTCGAGGCCTTGCGTTTTCGAATCGCTGTCTTTGGTCTCAGCGCGGCTCTCGCGGGATGGGCAGGCAGTCTGTTTGCACACTATCAAGGTTATATCTCGCCTGATTCCTTCGGGTTCTGGACTGCCGTGAACGCATTGATCATCAATGTGCTGGGTGGTGTGAGTGCTCTGGCTGCCGTGATCATCGCGTGCTTTGTGTTGATTCCGTTACCTGAGTTCCTCCGCGACATGCAGCAGTACCAGCGGCTGTTTTATGGACTGGTGCTGATCGCACTGTTGTGCTTCATGCCCAAAGGTATTGCGGGCCTGTGGACGCGTCTCACTCGGCGCGCCAAGCCTGAAGGGGGAGCGTCATGA
- a CDS encoding ABC transporter ATP-binding protein translates to MRATLTVEHIRRAFGGIRAVDDVSFQTNGSGITGLIGPNGAGKTTLLNLIAGSTKAQSGRVLFADKDITGRSAAAIARGGLCRTFQMTHVFPGLSVRENLYRSALLRQLPTPWSLLRPGVVRAGREQAMAHAQATLGLLEMNHLADADAGALAYGLQKILGVGMALTTQPLMLLMDEPAAGLNPNETQEMTALIERIHREAGISVVLVEHDMKMVMRLCEQLVVLVNGRLLAAGSTESVRDNPAVIEAYLGADLENA, encoded by the coding sequence ATGAGAGCCACATTGACGGTGGAGCACATCCGTCGCGCATTCGGCGGCATTCGTGCGGTGGACGATGTTTCCTTCCAGACCAACGGCAGCGGCATCACCGGATTGATCGGCCCCAACGGGGCAGGCAAAACCACGCTGCTCAATCTGATTGCGGGATCGACCAAGGCGCAGTCCGGGCGCGTCCTGTTTGCAGATAAAGACATCACGGGGCGGTCTGCGGCCGCCATCGCTCGCGGCGGGTTGTGCCGCACGTTTCAGATGACGCATGTTTTTCCTGGACTGAGCGTGCGTGAGAACCTCTATCGATCGGCGTTGTTGCGACAGTTGCCGACGCCGTGGTCCTTGCTTCGCCCAGGCGTAGTGCGTGCTGGACGCGAGCAGGCCATGGCGCATGCGCAGGCCACGCTGGGGCTGCTGGAGATGAACCATCTGGCGGACGCCGATGCGGGCGCGCTGGCCTATGGTCTGCAGAAGATTCTGGGAGTGGGTATGGCCCTCACCACGCAGCCACTCATGCTGCTGATGGACGAGCCAGCAGCGGGCCTCAATCCTAACGAGACACAGGAGATGACCGCACTGATCGAACGCATTCACCGCGAAGCGGGGATCTCTGTCGTGCTGGTGGAGCATGACATGAAGATGGTGATGCGACTGTGCGAGCAATTAGTGGTTTTGGTCAATGGCCGCTTGTTGGCTGCTGGCTCCACGGAGAGCGTGCGCGACAACCCGGCGGTGATCGAAGCCTATCTGGGAGCGGATCTCGAAAATGCTTGA
- a CDS encoding ABC transporter ATP-binding protein, whose amino-acid sequence MLDVQNLSVAYGPIAALRDVSFHVAEGSVCAVVGSNGAGKSTLMKALCGLVPLQAGSLRMDGNDITALPTHERTALGLALSPEGRRLFPELTTYENLLMGAYLRKDKAGIRSDIDRVYGYFPRLSERSNSQGRHLSGGEQQMCAIGRALMSRPRLLLLDEPSLGLAPSVILDVAKAIRRISEDGTTIVLVEQNARLALKLSQHAIVLETGRLVLQGNSSDLIHDPYVTAAYLGG is encoded by the coding sequence ATGCTTGACGTACAGAATTTGTCCGTGGCCTATGGCCCGATCGCTGCCTTGCGAGATGTGTCGTTCCATGTGGCTGAAGGCAGTGTGTGCGCGGTTGTGGGATCGAACGGAGCGGGAAAATCGACGCTCATGAAGGCACTGTGCGGGCTGGTTCCCCTGCAGGCTGGGTCGCTGCGGATGGACGGAAATGACATCACGGCACTTCCCACGCACGAACGCACCGCGCTGGGTTTGGCGCTGTCGCCGGAAGGGCGGCGTTTGTTTCCTGAACTCACGACCTACGAGAACTTGTTGATGGGAGCCTATCTGCGCAAGGACAAGGCAGGCATCCGATCGGACATCGACAGGGTGTATGGCTACTTTCCACGACTTTCCGAGCGCTCGAATAGTCAGGGGCGACATCTCTCGGGAGGTGAGCAGCAGATGTGCGCCATCGGACGCGCGCTCATGTCGCGGCCCAGGCTGTTGCTGCTTGATGAACCTTCGCTGGGGCTGGCACCCAGCGTGATTCTGGATGTGGCCAAAGCGATTCGCCGCATCAGCGAAGACGGCACCACCATTGTGCTGGTGGAGCAGAACGCTCGTCTGGCGCTCAAGCTGTCGCAGCACGCCATCGTGCTCGAGACGGGTCGACTGGTGTTGCAAGGCAATTCCAGCGATCTGATCCATGACCCCTATGTGACGGCCGCCTATCTGGGCGGCTAG